A region of Solanum dulcamara chromosome 7, daSolDulc1.2, whole genome shotgun sequence DNA encodes the following proteins:
- the LOC129893913 gene encoding U-box domain-containing protein 32 isoform X2, producing the protein MWYSSPHPPPPPCPGLDIWSVDNLIWGANIGKRELRYHVMDLGPNSTPKTSSREDGKLSGAKLKQHVVKACQELDRLRLHKLLNEYLLFISQAGIQGGKVWLEINNVEKGIIHVIEEHKIQWLVMGAAAETHYSKQLSELKSSKAKFVCQHAPMHCQIWFTCSGCLIRMRSMNNSLSSSMESLSSPEDNGGTKMRNHVGDSYEDLNISENTSSPANKIVKVETKGDYSPLHEAHLLRATSQPLLIEGSFHGKASNDERSRLEHAMMDAENSKQRAFEESVKRWRAEEDAMEATRMAEVSYRLSKEKEDQRKEEEILAKQKEEIEGLKIQHDQCLKELQMIQEKKPVLESQITESSYAGKELEEKIIQAVELLISFRKQRDEMQIERDNAIKEVNRFRKLVQDDSDEYCIKNFFSISFSDIIEATQNFDPSSKIGEGKFGSVYKGIIHHVKVAIKMLPACGSLSDSDFQHKAESLSRVRHPNLVTLMGICSESRSLAYEFLENGNLEDHLACRKKSRPLHWQDRIRIAVEICSGLIFVHANDPCIVHGNLRPTNILLDAKFVSKISDYGVHLLTSQNDNSNNDDPEASIYVDPECIDKGQFTVESDVYSFGVILLRLLTARPASGIVRDVKCALESGNLGSVLDSSAGDWPNEQAELLAYLALGCCDKDPLNRPNMLSEVWQTIEPMKDICTPHSDLNTSSQGSKGQKRIPPHFICPIFQDVMEDPHIAADGYTYEGDAIKGWLYSGHDTSPMTNLKLNTCDLIPNYALYRAIQEWQQQS; encoded by the exons ATGTGGTACTCTTCAcctcacccccccccccccccatgcCCAGGGCTGGACATTTGGAGCGTGGACAATTTAATATGGGGGGCCAATATCGGAAAACGAGAATTGAGATACCATGTTATGGATcttgggcctaactcaaccccaaaaacTAGCTCAAGAG AGGACGGGAAGCTTTCCGGTGCAAAGCTGAAACAGCACGTGGTGAAGGCATGCCAAGAACTTGATCGCCTAAGACTGCACAAACTTCTAAATGAGTATCTTCTATTTATATCACAAGCTGGG ATACAAGGGGGGAAGGTGTGGCTTGAAATAAATAATGTGGAGAAAGGGATAATACATGTTATTGAAGAACACAAAATTCAGTGGCTTGTCATGGGAGCAGCAGCAGAGACTCACTACTCAAA GCAATTGTCAGAGCTCAAGTCCAGCAAAGCTAAATTCGTGTGCCAACATGCACCAATGCACTGTCAAATTTGGTTTACTTGCAGCGGGTGCCTGATACGTATGAG GTCTATGAATAACTCTCTTTCAAGTAGCATGGAGTCGTTGTCTTCTCCAGAAGATAACGGAGGAACCAAAATGCGTAATCATGTTGGCGACAGTTATGAAGATTTGAACATTTCAGAAAATACATCAAGCCCAGCTAACAAAATAGTCAAGGTAGAGACCAAGGGAGACTATTCGCCCTTGCATGAAGCACATTTGCTTCGTGCAACGTCTCAACCTTTGCTG ATAGAAGGAAGTTTTCACGGAAAAGCCTctaatgatgaaagaagtagACTGGAGCATGCTATGATGGATGCTGAGAACTCAAAACAGAGGGCTTTTGAAGAGTCAGTAAAACGGTGGAGAGCTGAAGAAGATGCTATGGAGGCTACCCGCATG GCTGAAGTGTCATATAGATTATCCAAGGAAAAGGAAgatcaaagaaaagaagaggaaatTTTGGCAAAGCAAAAGGAAGAGATAGAGGGATTGAAGATTCAGCACGATCAGTGCCTGAAAGAACTTCAGATGATCCAGGAGAAGAAGCCTGTACTAGAAAGCCAAATAACTGAATCCTCCTATGCAGGAAAGGAGTTAGAGGAGaagataattcaagcagtagAGCTCCTAATATCCTTTAGGAAGCAGAGGGATGAGATGCAGATAGAGCGTGACAATGCAATCAAAGAAGTTAACAGGTTTAGAAAATTGGTACAAGATGATTCCGATGAGTATTGTATCAaaaatttcttttcaatttctttctcTGACATTATAGAGGCTACACAAAATTTTGATCCATCCTCAAAGATCGGAGAAGGAAAATTTGGAAGTGTTTACAAGGGGATTATTCACCACGTAAAAGTAGCTATAAAGATGTTGCCAGCTTGTGGTTCTTTAAGTGATTCCGATTTCCAACATAAG GCAGAAAGTCTGAGCAGGGTGAGACATCCAAACCTTGTTACACTGATGGGCATTTGCTCAGAGTCTAGGTCCCTTGCTTATGAATTCCTTGAAAATGGAAACCTTGAAGATCACCTGGCTTGCCGCAAAAAATCCCGCCCTCTTCATTGGCAAGATCGGATAAGAATTGCTGTCGAGATATGCTCTGGTCTTATCTTTGTTCATGCCAATGATCCTTGCATTGTCCATGGGAACTTGAGACCTACCAACATTCTCCTTGATGCTAAATTTGTCAGCAAAATAAGTGATTACGGAGTCCATCTCTTGACTTCCCAGAATGATAATTCCAATAATGATGATCCAGAGGCTTCCATTTATGTGGACCCAGAATGTATTGATAAGGGACAGTTCACTGTAGAATCTGATGTTTACTCATTCGGCGTCATACTTTTACGACTTTTGACTGCAAGACCAGCTTCGGGTATAGTGAGGGATGTCAAGTGTGCTTTGGAAAGTGGGAACTTGGGTTCAGTTTTGGACTCTTCAGCTGGTGATTGGCCAAATGAACAAGCAGAACTGTTAGCTTATCTAGCATTGGGGTGCTGTGACAAAGATCCTTTAAATCGGCCTAATATGCTCTCAGAAGTTTGGCAAACAATTGAGCCAATGAAAGATATATGCACACCACACTCAGATTTGAATACTTCATCTCAGGGTTCCAAGGGTCAAAAACGAATTCCTCCTCATTTCATTTGTCCTATTTTTCAG GATGTCATGGAAGATCCACACATAGCAGCGGATGGTTATACATACGAAGGTGATGCAATAAAAGGATGGCTGTATAGTGGACACGATA
- the LOC129893913 gene encoding U-box domain-containing protein 32 isoform X3, translating into MEQQNEDGKLSGAKLKQHVVKACQELDRLRLHKLLNEYLLFISQAGIQGGKVWLEINNVEKGIIHVIEEHKIQWLVMGAAAETHYSKQLSELKSSKAKFVCQHAPMHCQIWFTCSGCLIRMRSMNNSLSSSMESLSSPEDNGGTKMRNHVGDSYEDLNISENTSSPANKIVKVETKGDYSPLHEAHLLRATSQPLLIEGSFHGKASNDERSRLEHAMMDAENSKQRAFEESVKRWRAEEDAMEATRMAEVSYRLSKEKEDQRKEEEILAKQKEEIEGLKIQHDQCLKELQMIQEKKPVLESQITESSYAGKELEEKIIQAVELLISFRKQRDEMQIERDNAIKEVNRFRKLVQDDSDEYCIKNFFSISFSDIIEATQNFDPSSKIGEGKFGSVYKGIIHHVKVAIKMLPACGSLSDSDFQHKAESLSRVRHPNLVTLMGICSESRSLAYEFLENGNLEDHLACRKKSRPLHWQDRIRIAVEICSGLIFVHANDPCIVHGNLRPTNILLDAKFVSKISDYGVHLLTSQNDNSNNDDPEASIYVDPECIDKGQFTVESDVYSFGVILLRLLTARPASGIVRDVKCALESGNLGSVLDSSAGDWPNEQAELLAYLALGCCDKDPLNRPNMLSEVWQTIEPMKDICTPHSDLNTSSQGSKGQKRIPPHFICPIFQDVMEDPHIAADGYTYEGDAIKGWLYSGHDTSPMTNLKLNTCDLIPNYALYRAIQEWQQQS; encoded by the exons ATGGAGCAGCAAAATG AGGACGGGAAGCTTTCCGGTGCAAAGCTGAAACAGCACGTGGTGAAGGCATGCCAAGAACTTGATCGCCTAAGACTGCACAAACTTCTAAATGAGTATCTTCTATTTATATCACAAGCTGGG ATACAAGGGGGGAAGGTGTGGCTTGAAATAAATAATGTGGAGAAAGGGATAATACATGTTATTGAAGAACACAAAATTCAGTGGCTTGTCATGGGAGCAGCAGCAGAGACTCACTACTCAAA GCAATTGTCAGAGCTCAAGTCCAGCAAAGCTAAATTCGTGTGCCAACATGCACCAATGCACTGTCAAATTTGGTTTACTTGCAGCGGGTGCCTGATACGTATGAG GTCTATGAATAACTCTCTTTCAAGTAGCATGGAGTCGTTGTCTTCTCCAGAAGATAACGGAGGAACCAAAATGCGTAATCATGTTGGCGACAGTTATGAAGATTTGAACATTTCAGAAAATACATCAAGCCCAGCTAACAAAATAGTCAAGGTAGAGACCAAGGGAGACTATTCGCCCTTGCATGAAGCACATTTGCTTCGTGCAACGTCTCAACCTTTGCTG ATAGAAGGAAGTTTTCACGGAAAAGCCTctaatgatgaaagaagtagACTGGAGCATGCTATGATGGATGCTGAGAACTCAAAACAGAGGGCTTTTGAAGAGTCAGTAAAACGGTGGAGAGCTGAAGAAGATGCTATGGAGGCTACCCGCATG GCTGAAGTGTCATATAGATTATCCAAGGAAAAGGAAgatcaaagaaaagaagaggaaatTTTGGCAAAGCAAAAGGAAGAGATAGAGGGATTGAAGATTCAGCACGATCAGTGCCTGAAAGAACTTCAGATGATCCAGGAGAAGAAGCCTGTACTAGAAAGCCAAATAACTGAATCCTCCTATGCAGGAAAGGAGTTAGAGGAGaagataattcaagcagtagAGCTCCTAATATCCTTTAGGAAGCAGAGGGATGAGATGCAGATAGAGCGTGACAATGCAATCAAAGAAGTTAACAGGTTTAGAAAATTGGTACAAGATGATTCCGATGAGTATTGTATCAaaaatttcttttcaatttctttctcTGACATTATAGAGGCTACACAAAATTTTGATCCATCCTCAAAGATCGGAGAAGGAAAATTTGGAAGTGTTTACAAGGGGATTATTCACCACGTAAAAGTAGCTATAAAGATGTTGCCAGCTTGTGGTTCTTTAAGTGATTCCGATTTCCAACATAAG GCAGAAAGTCTGAGCAGGGTGAGACATCCAAACCTTGTTACACTGATGGGCATTTGCTCAGAGTCTAGGTCCCTTGCTTATGAATTCCTTGAAAATGGAAACCTTGAAGATCACCTGGCTTGCCGCAAAAAATCCCGCCCTCTTCATTGGCAAGATCGGATAAGAATTGCTGTCGAGATATGCTCTGGTCTTATCTTTGTTCATGCCAATGATCCTTGCATTGTCCATGGGAACTTGAGACCTACCAACATTCTCCTTGATGCTAAATTTGTCAGCAAAATAAGTGATTACGGAGTCCATCTCTTGACTTCCCAGAATGATAATTCCAATAATGATGATCCAGAGGCTTCCATTTATGTGGACCCAGAATGTATTGATAAGGGACAGTTCACTGTAGAATCTGATGTTTACTCATTCGGCGTCATACTTTTACGACTTTTGACTGCAAGACCAGCTTCGGGTATAGTGAGGGATGTCAAGTGTGCTTTGGAAAGTGGGAACTTGGGTTCAGTTTTGGACTCTTCAGCTGGTGATTGGCCAAATGAACAAGCAGAACTGTTAGCTTATCTAGCATTGGGGTGCTGTGACAAAGATCCTTTAAATCGGCCTAATATGCTCTCAGAAGTTTGGCAAACAATTGAGCCAATGAAAGATATATGCACACCACACTCAGATTTGAATACTTCATCTCAGGGTTCCAAGGGTCAAAAACGAATTCCTCCTCATTTCATTTGTCCTATTTTTCAG GATGTCATGGAAGATCCACACATAGCAGCGGATGGTTATACATACGAAGGTGATGCAATAAAAGGATGGCTGTATAGTGGACACGATA
- the LOC129893913 gene encoding U-box domain-containing protein 32 isoform X4 yields the protein MLLKNTKFSGLSWEQQQRLTTQNCRQLSELKSSKAKFVCQHAPMHCQIWFTCSGCLIRMRSMNNSLSSSMESLSSPEDNGGTKMRNHVGDSYEDLNISENTSSPANKIVKVETKGDYSPLHEAHLLRATSQPLLIEGSFHGKASNDERSRLEHAMMDAENSKQRAFEESVKRWRAEEDAMEATRMAEVSYRLSKEKEDQRKEEEILAKQKEEIEGLKIQHDQCLKELQMIQEKKPVLESQITESSYAGKELEEKIIQAVELLISFRKQRDEMQIERDNAIKEVNRFRKLVQDDSDEYCIKNFFSISFSDIIEATQNFDPSSKIGEGKFGSVYKGIIHHVKVAIKMLPACGSLSDSDFQHKAESLSRVRHPNLVTLMGICSESRSLAYEFLENGNLEDHLACRKKSRPLHWQDRIRIAVEICSGLIFVHANDPCIVHGNLRPTNILLDAKFVSKISDYGVHLLTSQNDNSNNDDPEASIYVDPECIDKGQFTVESDVYSFGVILLRLLTARPASGIVRDVKCALESGNLGSVLDSSAGDWPNEQAELLAYLALGCCDKDPLNRPNMLSEVWQTIEPMKDICTPHSDLNTSSQGSKGQKRIPPHFICPIFQDVMEDPHIAADGYTYEGDAIKGWLYSGHDTSPMTNLKLNTCDLIPNYALYRAIQEWQQQS from the exons ATGTTATTGAAGAACACAAAATTCAGTGGCTTGTCATGGGAGCAGCAGCAGAGACTCACTACTCAAA ATTGCAGGCAATTGTCAGAGCTCAAGTCCAGCAAAGCTAAATTCGTGTGCCAACATGCACCAATGCACTGTCAAATTTGGTTTACTTGCAGCGGGTGCCTGATACGTATGAG GTCTATGAATAACTCTCTTTCAAGTAGCATGGAGTCGTTGTCTTCTCCAGAAGATAACGGAGGAACCAAAATGCGTAATCATGTTGGCGACAGTTATGAAGATTTGAACATTTCAGAAAATACATCAAGCCCAGCTAACAAAATAGTCAAGGTAGAGACCAAGGGAGACTATTCGCCCTTGCATGAAGCACATTTGCTTCGTGCAACGTCTCAACCTTTGCTG ATAGAAGGAAGTTTTCACGGAAAAGCCTctaatgatgaaagaagtagACTGGAGCATGCTATGATGGATGCTGAGAACTCAAAACAGAGGGCTTTTGAAGAGTCAGTAAAACGGTGGAGAGCTGAAGAAGATGCTATGGAGGCTACCCGCATG GCTGAAGTGTCATATAGATTATCCAAGGAAAAGGAAgatcaaagaaaagaagaggaaatTTTGGCAAAGCAAAAGGAAGAGATAGAGGGATTGAAGATTCAGCACGATCAGTGCCTGAAAGAACTTCAGATGATCCAGGAGAAGAAGCCTGTACTAGAAAGCCAAATAACTGAATCCTCCTATGCAGGAAAGGAGTTAGAGGAGaagataattcaagcagtagAGCTCCTAATATCCTTTAGGAAGCAGAGGGATGAGATGCAGATAGAGCGTGACAATGCAATCAAAGAAGTTAACAGGTTTAGAAAATTGGTACAAGATGATTCCGATGAGTATTGTATCAaaaatttcttttcaatttctttctcTGACATTATAGAGGCTACACAAAATTTTGATCCATCCTCAAAGATCGGAGAAGGAAAATTTGGAAGTGTTTACAAGGGGATTATTCACCACGTAAAAGTAGCTATAAAGATGTTGCCAGCTTGTGGTTCTTTAAGTGATTCCGATTTCCAACATAAG GCAGAAAGTCTGAGCAGGGTGAGACATCCAAACCTTGTTACACTGATGGGCATTTGCTCAGAGTCTAGGTCCCTTGCTTATGAATTCCTTGAAAATGGAAACCTTGAAGATCACCTGGCTTGCCGCAAAAAATCCCGCCCTCTTCATTGGCAAGATCGGATAAGAATTGCTGTCGAGATATGCTCTGGTCTTATCTTTGTTCATGCCAATGATCCTTGCATTGTCCATGGGAACTTGAGACCTACCAACATTCTCCTTGATGCTAAATTTGTCAGCAAAATAAGTGATTACGGAGTCCATCTCTTGACTTCCCAGAATGATAATTCCAATAATGATGATCCAGAGGCTTCCATTTATGTGGACCCAGAATGTATTGATAAGGGACAGTTCACTGTAGAATCTGATGTTTACTCATTCGGCGTCATACTTTTACGACTTTTGACTGCAAGACCAGCTTCGGGTATAGTGAGGGATGTCAAGTGTGCTTTGGAAAGTGGGAACTTGGGTTCAGTTTTGGACTCTTCAGCTGGTGATTGGCCAAATGAACAAGCAGAACTGTTAGCTTATCTAGCATTGGGGTGCTGTGACAAAGATCCTTTAAATCGGCCTAATATGCTCTCAGAAGTTTGGCAAACAATTGAGCCAATGAAAGATATATGCACACCACACTCAGATTTGAATACTTCATCTCAGGGTTCCAAGGGTCAAAAACGAATTCCTCCTCATTTCATTTGTCCTATTTTTCAG GATGTCATGGAAGATCCACACATAGCAGCGGATGGTTATACATACGAAGGTGATGCAATAAAAGGATGGCTGTATAGTGGACACGATA
- the LOC129893913 gene encoding U-box domain-containing protein 32 isoform X1, which translates to MSGEVVIKAEGICDVENTIFVAVGKNVKEGKSVLSWALKSFAGRRICVLHVHQPNHLFSPKDGKLSGAKLKQHVVKACQELDRLRLHKLLNEYLLFISQAGIQGGKVWLEINNVEKGIIHVIEEHKIQWLVMGAAAETHYSKQLSELKSSKAKFVCQHAPMHCQIWFTCSGCLIRMRSMNNSLSSSMESLSSPEDNGGTKMRNHVGDSYEDLNISENTSSPANKIVKVETKGDYSPLHEAHLLRATSQPLLIEGSFHGKASNDERSRLEHAMMDAENSKQRAFEESVKRWRAEEDAMEATRMAEVSYRLSKEKEDQRKEEEILAKQKEEIEGLKIQHDQCLKELQMIQEKKPVLESQITESSYAGKELEEKIIQAVELLISFRKQRDEMQIERDNAIKEVNRFRKLVQDDSDEYCIKNFFSISFSDIIEATQNFDPSSKIGEGKFGSVYKGIIHHVKVAIKMLPACGSLSDSDFQHKAESLSRVRHPNLVTLMGICSESRSLAYEFLENGNLEDHLACRKKSRPLHWQDRIRIAVEICSGLIFVHANDPCIVHGNLRPTNILLDAKFVSKISDYGVHLLTSQNDNSNNDDPEASIYVDPECIDKGQFTVESDVYSFGVILLRLLTARPASGIVRDVKCALESGNLGSVLDSSAGDWPNEQAELLAYLALGCCDKDPLNRPNMLSEVWQTIEPMKDICTPHSDLNTSSQGSKGQKRIPPHFICPIFQDVMEDPHIAADGYTYEGDAIKGWLYSGHDTSPMTNLKLNTCDLIPNYALYRAIQEWQQQS; encoded by the exons ATGAGTGGTGAAGTTGTGATTAAAGCTGAAGGGATCTGTGATGTGGAGAATACTATATTTGTAGCTGTGGGAAAGAATGTGAAAGAGGGAAAATCTGTACTTTCTTGGGCTTTGAAGAGCTTTGCTGGCAGGAGAATTTGTGTTCTTCATGTTCATCAACCTAATCATTTGTTCTCACCCA AGGACGGGAAGCTTTCCGGTGCAAAGCTGAAACAGCACGTGGTGAAGGCATGCCAAGAACTTGATCGCCTAAGACTGCACAAACTTCTAAATGAGTATCTTCTATTTATATCACAAGCTGGG ATACAAGGGGGGAAGGTGTGGCTTGAAATAAATAATGTGGAGAAAGGGATAATACATGTTATTGAAGAACACAAAATTCAGTGGCTTGTCATGGGAGCAGCAGCAGAGACTCACTACTCAAA GCAATTGTCAGAGCTCAAGTCCAGCAAAGCTAAATTCGTGTGCCAACATGCACCAATGCACTGTCAAATTTGGTTTACTTGCAGCGGGTGCCTGATACGTATGAG GTCTATGAATAACTCTCTTTCAAGTAGCATGGAGTCGTTGTCTTCTCCAGAAGATAACGGAGGAACCAAAATGCGTAATCATGTTGGCGACAGTTATGAAGATTTGAACATTTCAGAAAATACATCAAGCCCAGCTAACAAAATAGTCAAGGTAGAGACCAAGGGAGACTATTCGCCCTTGCATGAAGCACATTTGCTTCGTGCAACGTCTCAACCTTTGCTG ATAGAAGGAAGTTTTCACGGAAAAGCCTctaatgatgaaagaagtagACTGGAGCATGCTATGATGGATGCTGAGAACTCAAAACAGAGGGCTTTTGAAGAGTCAGTAAAACGGTGGAGAGCTGAAGAAGATGCTATGGAGGCTACCCGCATG GCTGAAGTGTCATATAGATTATCCAAGGAAAAGGAAgatcaaagaaaagaagaggaaatTTTGGCAAAGCAAAAGGAAGAGATAGAGGGATTGAAGATTCAGCACGATCAGTGCCTGAAAGAACTTCAGATGATCCAGGAGAAGAAGCCTGTACTAGAAAGCCAAATAACTGAATCCTCCTATGCAGGAAAGGAGTTAGAGGAGaagataattcaagcagtagAGCTCCTAATATCCTTTAGGAAGCAGAGGGATGAGATGCAGATAGAGCGTGACAATGCAATCAAAGAAGTTAACAGGTTTAGAAAATTGGTACAAGATGATTCCGATGAGTATTGTATCAaaaatttcttttcaatttctttctcTGACATTATAGAGGCTACACAAAATTTTGATCCATCCTCAAAGATCGGAGAAGGAAAATTTGGAAGTGTTTACAAGGGGATTATTCACCACGTAAAAGTAGCTATAAAGATGTTGCCAGCTTGTGGTTCTTTAAGTGATTCCGATTTCCAACATAAG GCAGAAAGTCTGAGCAGGGTGAGACATCCAAACCTTGTTACACTGATGGGCATTTGCTCAGAGTCTAGGTCCCTTGCTTATGAATTCCTTGAAAATGGAAACCTTGAAGATCACCTGGCTTGCCGCAAAAAATCCCGCCCTCTTCATTGGCAAGATCGGATAAGAATTGCTGTCGAGATATGCTCTGGTCTTATCTTTGTTCATGCCAATGATCCTTGCATTGTCCATGGGAACTTGAGACCTACCAACATTCTCCTTGATGCTAAATTTGTCAGCAAAATAAGTGATTACGGAGTCCATCTCTTGACTTCCCAGAATGATAATTCCAATAATGATGATCCAGAGGCTTCCATTTATGTGGACCCAGAATGTATTGATAAGGGACAGTTCACTGTAGAATCTGATGTTTACTCATTCGGCGTCATACTTTTACGACTTTTGACTGCAAGACCAGCTTCGGGTATAGTGAGGGATGTCAAGTGTGCTTTGGAAAGTGGGAACTTGGGTTCAGTTTTGGACTCTTCAGCTGGTGATTGGCCAAATGAACAAGCAGAACTGTTAGCTTATCTAGCATTGGGGTGCTGTGACAAAGATCCTTTAAATCGGCCTAATATGCTCTCAGAAGTTTGGCAAACAATTGAGCCAATGAAAGATATATGCACACCACACTCAGATTTGAATACTTCATCTCAGGGTTCCAAGGGTCAAAAACGAATTCCTCCTCATTTCATTTGTCCTATTTTTCAG GATGTCATGGAAGATCCACACATAGCAGCGGATGGTTATACATACGAAGGTGATGCAATAAAAGGATGGCTGTATAGTGGACACGATA